In Halopelagius inordinatus, a single genomic region encodes these proteins:
- a CDS encoding Vms1/Ankzf1 family peptidyl-tRNA hydrolase has product MLDELLGRAELKERIEELQEEKRHLERRAEAEEERRSEAARERQEAETEINRLETRVEELEDRVERLSADGEAEIEFRGTEALRGDRLEEVLSRLDSLGTGPEGALSAMVEKHPPESVEDALGERATLVRRAAPCLVYTDDAGVVSAVLEPPTPPAEFDRWGSSFRIDRSWFRPEDSVRVALVRSDLFALGRFDGEEVTLVDDVESDVMNAHSKGGFSQARFERRRDEQVSNHLDRSKEVIRAHAGDDDDGSDTLVVLGERTVLGEFEELADHRSTVDASGEPEEALREAVREFWTTRLYRL; this is encoded by the coding sequence ATGCTGGACGAGTTGCTGGGGCGCGCCGAACTGAAAGAACGAATCGAGGAGTTACAGGAGGAGAAGAGACACCTCGAACGCCGCGCCGAGGCCGAGGAGGAACGGCGGAGCGAGGCCGCCCGCGAACGACAGGAGGCGGAGACCGAGATAAACCGGCTCGAAACCCGCGTCGAGGAACTCGAAGACAGAGTCGAGCGACTCTCCGCGGACGGCGAGGCCGAAATCGAGTTTCGCGGCACCGAGGCACTCCGCGGCGACCGGTTAGAGGAGGTTCTCTCCCGTCTCGACTCTCTCGGCACCGGTCCCGAGGGTGCGCTCTCGGCGATGGTGGAGAAACACCCCCCGGAGTCGGTGGAAGACGCACTCGGCGAACGGGCGACTCTCGTCCGCCGCGCCGCGCCGTGTCTCGTCTACACCGACGACGCCGGAGTCGTCTCCGCCGTCCTCGAACCGCCGACGCCGCCCGCCGAGTTCGACCGGTGGGGGTCGTCGTTCCGAATCGACCGGTCGTGGTTCCGCCCCGAAGACTCGGTCCGGGTGGCTCTCGTTCGCTCGGACCTGTTCGCACTCGGTCGCTTCGACGGCGAGGAGGTCACCCTCGTCGACGACGTGGAGTCAGACGTGATGAACGCCCACTCGAAAGGCGGGTTCTCGCAGGCGCGATTCGAACGCCGGCGCGACGAACAGGTGTCGAACCACCTCGACCGCTCGAAAGAGGTCATCAGGGCGCACGCGGGCGACGACGACGACGGAAGCGACACGCTCGTCGTCCTCGGCGAGCGAACCGTCCTCGGCGAGTTCGAGGAGTTGGCGGACCACCGCTCGACGGTGGACGCCTCCGGAGAACCCGAGGAGGCACTCCGAGAGGCGGTTCGAGAGTTCTGGACGACCCGGCTGTACCGCCTCTGA
- a CDS encoding dipeptide epimerase, whose protein sequence is MALTTEFERASFPLADDFTIARGTQTEAENVVVRITDDGGMTGVGAAAPSEHYGETADTVEAVLPALLRDVETVGDAHAIARIERRMAETVNDNPAARAAVSIALHDLAAKRLGLPLYRQWGLDADDCPPTSFTIGLDETERIREKTAAAVDAGYPVLKVKLGTDRDEEIVEAVRESAPDATIRVDANEGWTPREAVRKSEMLAEYGVEFVEQPVAAENPEGLKFVYERSALPIAADESCVTLEDVPAVADRTDIVNLKLMKCGGLSEAKRMVHAARAHGLEVMLGCMVESNAAIAAACHLAPLLDYADLDGALLLDEDDYGGVPIEDGRILLDDLNRSGTGARRTD, encoded by the coding sequence ATGGCGCTGACGACGGAGTTCGAACGGGCGTCGTTTCCGCTCGCGGACGACTTCACCATCGCCCGCGGGACGCAGACCGAAGCCGAGAACGTCGTCGTCCGAATCACCGACGACGGCGGGATGACGGGCGTCGGCGCGGCGGCCCCCTCCGAGCATTACGGCGAGACGGCAGACACCGTCGAAGCGGTCCTCCCCGCGTTGCTTCGCGACGTCGAAACCGTCGGCGACGCCCACGCGATAGCGCGAATCGAGCGGCGGATGGCGGAGACGGTCAACGACAACCCGGCGGCCCGCGCCGCGGTCAGTATCGCACTCCACGACTTGGCCGCGAAACGCCTCGGCCTCCCGCTCTACCGTCAGTGGGGGTTAGACGCCGACGACTGCCCGCCCACCTCCTTCACCATCGGGCTGGACGAAACGGAGCGAATCAGAGAGAAGACGGCGGCGGCCGTCGACGCGGGCTATCCGGTCTTGAAGGTGAAGCTCGGAACCGACCGCGACGAGGAGATAGTCGAAGCGGTCCGCGAGAGCGCACCCGACGCGACGATTCGCGTCGACGCGAACGAGGGGTGGACGCCCCGCGAGGCGGTTCGGAAGTCGGAGATGCTCGCGGAGTACGGCGTCGAGTTCGTCGAGCAACCGGTCGCCGCCGAGAACCCCGAGGGGCTGAAGTTCGTCTACGAACGGAGTGCGCTCCCCATCGCGGCCGACGAGTCCTGCGTGACGCTCGAAGACGTGCCCGCCGTCGCAGACCGGACGGACATCGTGAACCTGAAACTGATGAAGTGCGGCGGCCTCTCGGAGGCAAAGCGGATGGTCCACGCCGCCCGCGCGCACGGGCTGGAAGTGATGCTCGGTTGCATGGTGGAGTCGAACGCCGCCATCGCCGCCGCCTGCCACCTCGCGCCGCTTCTCGATTACGCCGACCTGGACGGTGCGCTCCTCCTCGACGAAGACGACTACGGGGGCGTGCCTATCGAAGACGGACGGATTCTCCTCGACGACCTGAACCGGAGCGGAACCGGCGCGCGGCGGACCGACTGA
- a CDS encoding DUF5802 family protein encodes MFEQFSSGYYLGRLYVEPYDGEVPAIHRTDHERVNEELYADEGVTRLDAPLVMKLEQAHIPVLGDEAVPSGTLAVPSSFADESLPDDRDVLLAKRERAAELLRYSGYKFGDDAAVT; translated from the coding sequence ATGTTCGAGCAGTTCTCAAGCGGGTACTACCTCGGCCGGTTGTACGTCGAACCGTACGACGGCGAGGTCCCCGCCATCCACCGAACGGACCACGAACGGGTCAACGAGGAACTCTACGCCGACGAGGGCGTAACACGACTCGACGCGCCCCTCGTCATGAAGCTAGAGCAGGCACACATCCCCGTCCTCGGTGACGAGGCGGTACCCTCCGGAACGCTCGCGGTGCCGAGTTCGTTCGCCGACGAGAGCCTGCCGGACGACCGGGACGTCCTCCTCGCGAAACGTGAGCGCGCGGCTGAACTCCTCCGGTACTCGGGCTACAAGTTCGGTGACGACGCCGCCGTGACGTAG
- a CDS encoding zinc-binding dehydrogenase yields the protein MKAVQFAEHGDRDVIEYGEFPDPEPGRGEVVVDVKAAALNHLDIWTRRGLPGLDLEMPHVPGSDMAGVVSELGEGVTRFEEGDRVALIAGVAGGGDEFSRHGDPTLAPDFHIIGEHVRGVHSEYAAVPAENLVPVPDGVRWETAGSASLVFQTAWRMLVDRADVEPGEKVLVHGASGGVGHAAVQIADYAGAEVFATASTDEKLEYAADCGAEHLINYEDEDFSSRVYELTGKRGVDVVVDHIGEATYEDSLKSLRKGGRLVTCGATTGGNPGAGLNRIFWNQLQIIGSTMATPGQADDALELVWDGTFEPRVREVLPMSETARAHEMIENREGFGKVVVIPDSEL from the coding sequence ATGAAGGCAGTCCAATTCGCGGAACACGGCGACCGAGACGTCATCGAGTACGGCGAGTTCCCGGACCCGGAACCGGGGCGCGGGGAAGTGGTCGTAGACGTGAAGGCGGCCGCTCTGAACCACCTCGACATCTGGACGCGGCGCGGACTGCCCGGACTCGACTTGGAGATGCCGCACGTCCCCGGAAGCGACATGGCGGGCGTCGTCTCCGAACTCGGCGAGGGCGTGACGCGTTTCGAGGAGGGCGACCGCGTCGCTCTCATCGCGGGCGTCGCGGGTGGCGGCGACGAGTTCTCCCGGCACGGCGACCCGACGTTGGCGCCGGACTTTCACATCATCGGCGAACACGTCCGCGGCGTGCATTCGGAATACGCCGCCGTCCCCGCCGAAAACCTCGTTCCCGTCCCCGACGGCGTCAGGTGGGAAACCGCCGGGTCCGCGTCGCTGGTCTTCCAGACGGCGTGGCGGATGCTCGTGGACCGCGCCGACGTCGAACCGGGCGAGAAGGTTCTCGTCCACGGCGCGTCCGGCGGTGTCGGCCACGCGGCGGTCCAAATCGCCGACTACGCGGGCGCGGAGGTGTTCGCTACGGCGTCCACAGACGAGAAACTGGAGTACGCGGCGGACTGCGGCGCGGAACACCTGATAAACTACGAGGACGAGGACTTTTCGAGTCGCGTCTACGAACTGACCGGAAAGCGCGGCGTCGACGTCGTCGTGGACCACATCGGCGAGGCGACGTACGAGGACTCCCTGAAGAGTCTGCGGAAGGGCGGCCGCCTCGTCACCTGCGGCGCGACGACGGGCGGGAACCCCGGCGCGGGTCTGAACCGCATCTTCTGGAACCAACTGCAGATAATCGGTTCGACGATGGCGACGCCCGGACAGGCCGACGACGCCCTCGAACTGGTCTGGGACGGCACCTTCGAACCGCGCGTCCGCGAAGTGCTCCCGATGAGCGAGACGGCCCGCGCACACGAGATGATAGAGAACCGTGAGGGCTTTGGTAAGGTGGTCGTAATCCCCGACAGTGAACTCTGA
- a CDS encoding DUF1611 domain-containing protein yields MTTTRTDGGSPERVVVLAHEKFPERAKTATGVLKYADYDVVAVLDRDNPGTSASDHRRDLPDVPVVASMDDAPDADALLVGISPIGGEFDETWRDDVRTAMERGCDVIAGLHYFLSEDEEFVELADEYGVELNDVRKPHDDLTVAQGRSADVDADVVLTVGTDCSVGKMTVSLELVAAARERGIDAGFIPTGQTGIMIAGWGNPVDRVVSDFTAGAVEEMILEVGDDYDVLFVEGQGSITHPAYSAVTCGILHGAMPDAMVLCHAEGRDAIHGYEEFEIPPVSEYVGLYENLAAPVHEGSVVAGALNTSGVEDDGAARDAVESYASSLGAPATDVVRFDADEILDAVVEEN; encoded by the coding sequence ATGACTACCACACGGACCGACGGCGGCAGCCCGGAACGGGTCGTCGTGCTCGCACACGAGAAGTTCCCCGAACGCGCGAAGACGGCCACCGGCGTCCTCAAATACGCCGACTACGACGTGGTCGCGGTGCTCGACCGGGACAACCCCGGTACCTCCGCGTCGGACCACAGACGCGACCTGCCGGACGTCCCCGTCGTCGCATCGATGGACGACGCGCCCGACGCCGACGCCTTGCTCGTCGGCATCTCGCCCATCGGCGGCGAGTTCGACGAGACGTGGCGCGACGACGTCCGAACCGCCATGGAACGCGGCTGTGACGTCATCGCCGGTCTGCACTACTTCCTCTCCGAGGACGAGGAGTTCGTCGAACTCGCGGACGAGTACGGCGTCGAACTGAACGACGTGCGAAAGCCTCACGACGACCTGACCGTCGCGCAGGGCCGGTCCGCCGACGTGGACGCCGACGTGGTTCTCACCGTCGGCACCGACTGTTCGGTCGGCAAGATGACCGTCTCCCTGGAACTGGTCGCGGCGGCGCGCGAACGCGGCATCGACGCCGGGTTCATCCCGACGGGGCAGACGGGCATCATGATAGCGGGGTGGGGGAACCCCGTCGACCGGGTGGTCAGCGACTTCACCGCCGGCGCGGTAGAGGAGATGATTCTGGAAGTCGGCGACGACTACGACGTGCTGTTCGTGGAGGGACAGGGAAGCATCACCCACCCCGCCTACTCCGCCGTCACCTGCGGTATCCTCCACGGCGCGATGCCCGATGCGATGGTCCTGTGTCACGCCGAGGGGCGCGACGCCATCCACGGCTACGAGGAGTTCGAGATACCGCCCGTCTCGGAGTACGTCGGCCTCTACGAGAACCTCGCCGCGCCCGTCCACGAGGGGTCCGTCGTCGCGGGTGCGCTGAACACCTCCGGCGTCGAGGACGACGGCGCGGCGCGCGACGCCGTCGAGTCGTACGCGAGTTCGCTCGGCGCGCCCGCAACCGACGTGGTTCGCTTCGACGCCGACGAGATCCTCGACGCCGTGGTGGAGGAGAACTGA